A DNA window from Synergistaceae bacterium contains the following coding sequences:
- a CDS encoding nucleotidyltransferase domain-containing protein → MQRFDSLLRALSQIEEACALAAVFARHPEVERVILYGSRARGNRRTGSDIDLSLQGGDDLTGLVLYSIVRELDDLPLPYSFDVAIHSMIVNEALLEDIRSRGALLYERREGGFRVCGATHP, encoded by the coding sequence ATACAGCGGTTCGACAGCCTTCTTCGCGCGCTCTCCCAGATTGAAGAGGCATGCGCCCTTGCCGCCGTCTTCGCCCGCCATCCGGAAGTCGAGCGCGTCATACTCTACGGATCGCGAGCCAGGGGCAACCGCAGAACCGGCTCGGATATCGACCTGTCGCTCCAGGGAGGCGACGACCTGACCGGTCTCGTCCTCTACAGCATTGTACGAGAACTCGACGACCTCCCGCTCCCCTACTCTTTCGACGTCGCGATCCACTCAATGATCGTCAACGAGGCTCTGCTCGAGGATATTCGCAGCAGGGGAGCGCTGTTGTATGAAAGGCGGGAGGGAGGCTTTCGGGTTTGCGGCGCTACAC